The Pseudokineococcus lusitanus genome includes the window GGACCTGCTCGACCCGGCGTCCTGGTCGAAGTCGCCGGAGCCGGTCTTCCGCAGCCACGCGCCGACGTCGCGCTTCGGCCCCGGGCACAACTCCTTCACGACGACGCCCGAGGGCCTCGACGTCATGGTGTTCCACGCCCGGGACTACGAGCAGATCACCGGCGACCCGCTGTTCGACCCGAACCGGCACGCCCGCGTCCAGCGGCTGTACTGGGCGCACGACGGCACGCCCCTCTTCGGCGTCCCCCTCGGGGCGGGCGCGGCGCCGCCCGTGCGGCTGTCGCCGGTGGCGCGGCCGCAGTCCTTCGTCCGCCACCGCGGCGACGTCGTGTCGGTCGACCCGAACGTGCGCGAGCTGGGGCAGACCCAGTGGCGCCTCGTGCCCGGCCTCGACGGCGGGGCCACCGTGTCGGTCGAGTCCGCGGACACGCCCGGCTCGTACCTGCGCGTCGTCGACGGCACCGTCCGGCTCGAGGCGCTCGCGGCCGGCGCGGAGGGGGCGGCGCAGGCGTCCTTCCTGCGCACCACCGACGAGCGGGGGACGGCGCTGCAGCTGGTCGGCGACCCCCGGGGCGGATGGCTGCGGCACGGCTCCCGCACGCTGACGACGGGCCGCCAGGGCGCGCTCAGCTGGTTCGCCCTCTCCTAGAGCGGGCGCCGCAGCGGGTCACCGCGGACGGGACGGCGGACGCCGTCCCGCCCGCGGTGGTGCGCCCGCACGGCCGGCACCGGCGGACGCCGCCGTCAACACCGTTGCCGAAGCGCAACATGCGACATGTCCCGAAGTGCTTGACGACGACCGATGTGAACGTTCACTCTTGCTCCTGCGACCGCAAGGGTGCGGCGCAGCAGGGGGTCCGCGAGGAGGCGGGCGCCCCTCCACCACCGGCTCCTCGAGGGAGCCCCCACCGTCTGGAGGACCACGGTGCTCACCACCACCACCCGCGCGGCCGCCGCCGCTGCCGCCGCCACGCTCGTCCTCGCCCTCTCGGCCTGCGGCTCGGGCGGCGACGCCCCGGCCGCCGGCGGGGGCGCGGGCGGCGACGACGACGCGATCGTCATGGGCTTCGCCCAGGTCGGCGCGGAGAGCGGCTGGCGCACCGCCAACACCGCCTCGATCCAGCAGGCCGCCGAGGAGGCCGGCGTCGAGCTGCAGTTCTCGGACGCGCAGCAGCGACAGGAGAACCAGATCCAGGCGATCCGCTCCTACATCCAGCAGCAGGTCGACGTCATCGCCTTCAGCCCCGTCGTCGAGACCGGCTGGGACACGGTGCTGCAGGAGGCCAAGCGGGCCCAGATCCCCGTCATCCTCACCGACCGCGCCGTCGACTCCCAGGACGACACCCTCTACGAGACCTTCCTCGGCTCGGACTTCGTCCTCGAGGGTGAGAAGGCCGGCGAGTGGCTCGTGGAGAACACGCAGGGCGAGGACCAGGTCAACGTCGTCGAGCTCCAGGGCACGACGGGCGCGGCCCCGGCCATCGACCGCAAGGAGGGCTTCGAGTCCGCCATCGCCGACGCGGGCAACATCGAGATCGTCGCCTCGCAGACCGGCGACTTCACCCGCTCCGGCGGCCGCGAGGTCATGGAGGCCTTCCTCCAGAGCCAGCCGGACATCGACGTCGTCTACGCCCACAACGACGACATGGGCCTCGGTGCCATCGAGGCCATCGAGGCGGCCGGCAAGGTGCCCGGCCAGGACATCCGGATCATCACCGTCGACGCCGTCAAGGACGGCATGACGGCGCTGTCCGAGGGCAAGATCAACTTCATCGTCGAGTGCAACCCGCTGCTCGGCGACCAGCTCATGGAGCTCGCCGAGCAGGTCGTCGCCGGCGAGGAGGTCGAGAAGCGCGTCCTCGTCGAGGAGAGCACCTTCACGCAGGAGCAGGCCGCCGAGGTCCTCGCCGACCGCCAGTACTGAGCCCGCCCCGACCGCAGCACGCACCACGGGCGGCACCGCGCGCGGCGTCGCCCCCCGGACCACGGTCCCGGGGGCGGCGCCGCGCGGTGCGGGCCCGGGC containing:
- a CDS encoding ABC transporter substrate-binding protein, giving the protein MLTTTTRAAAAAAAATLVLALSACGSGGDAPAAGGGAGGDDDAIVMGFAQVGAESGWRTANTASIQQAAEEAGVELQFSDAQQRQENQIQAIRSYIQQQVDVIAFSPVVETGWDTVLQEAKRAQIPVILTDRAVDSQDDTLYETFLGSDFVLEGEKAGEWLVENTQGEDQVNVVELQGTTGAAPAIDRKEGFESAIADAGNIEIVASQTGDFTRSGGREVMEAFLQSQPDIDVVYAHNDDMGLGAIEAIEAAGKVPGQDIRIITVDAVKDGMTALSEGKINFIVECNPLLGDQLMELAEQVVAGEEVEKRVLVEESTFTQEQAAEVLADRQY